DNA from Elaeis guineensis isolate ETL-2024a chromosome 2, EG11, whole genome shotgun sequence:
AGTACTCATGGTCCTATATATTTGTCacttgctatatatatatatacacacacacagatgCATGCACGCGCGCACACGCAAGCGCttcaaatttatttctcttcatatattttcttcttcttgcaaTGATCTTCTAGTTGGAGCGGTAGTTGTTCAAATTTGTCTTGAGCATCGCAAACCCGTCCAATACTGAATCatgttactctctctctctctctctctctctctctctctatatatatatatatatatatatatatatatatattttttttttttttttcttttctgtaaGATAAAACCTTTGATTGATCTCATTAAATTGACTTTAATAAATATCTTTGTATGAACTCAATTTTAGctaacaaaaaatattttagaaatattaatctaccAAAAATCAAGGTTGCATCCGCATTAAGAAACAGAGTGAATGTCATTTGTTTCTTCTTGCATAAGTGAATAAGATAAAAAGGGACTATATCATCTCATAATATGGTCTTTATGCACAAAAAGTAATTCTTGTTgttgatttttttgaattttttttttaaatttgttgaACTTATGAGTATTTATCTTTAAATATGAAATTGGAGATTTTGATTTCTACAGGTTAAAAATctttttaggaattaaatattggGTCGTTGCAagcaaaatattcaaaaatgaGCAAAAAGTAAGTAGGAGGAAAAGTGAATTATACTCAACTAGAAGATCTTAATTTATAGTTTAAGCACATATAAAAATCATGTATAATCAGATCTTAACATCCATTATAAAAAGATGTAAAGCAATAAATTGCATGACAATAGCTGATATAACAACATTATAAAAAAGTTTCACACGTCTCTAGCTGTTCGTCTTGTTGTTCAGTCAGCTCAAGCACATCTGCTTGTGTCCTTATATACTCCCATTATTTAAGCTTCCATTTTCTCACCATATTAAGGATCCAAATCATTTCAAATCTAATTACGAATACAATAAATCTAATCGCAAGCATCTCAATCATGATCAGCTTAAATAGATCCATGCTACAATTTTCTTTGATCCATATAAGTCATGGACCATGTCTGCTCTAATATCAATTATAATATCTCCGATTGCATCCAAAAACACTAGTTAAAAGTCATTATTTTGATTTCTTGATCGTATAAACAAAATCATACCAATATATAGTGGAAATCAGACGAAAtatatggatcttcaaaagatctgcTTGTGATGCATGTTGGACCCCATAAGTTCTATATTTGATGCCCAACGTGGATGAAGCTATCCGCCAAGAAGAACCTGTGTAGGATGCAACCCACTCccgcaaaataaaagaaattgcAACTTAGACAACAGACCGCACGGTACGTTCCAGTTATTATAAATTGTATGATTGGTCAACCCATCCCCCTCGTTTCTATCTCCACGGCACGTAGCAAGtcctttttttttggtaggagCACGTAGCAAGTCTTTATCTGCTGCGCTCTAACGGAATTCCCCTGCTCCAACCCTTATATAAACTCGAACCATGTTAGTGCATCTTCACAGCCTCATCGACCACCTAAATCGGTTCTTAGTTTTGCCACAGCTGAACAGCCCCATGGCTTATTTTAGCCACCAATGCTTgtggattaccttggccatctTGGCTATTTGGGCCTATGGAACCAAGTCCCGTTCAATCGGTGACTTGCCCATGAGGTTAAGACACGAGCAGTGGATGGCTGAATACGGACGAGAATACAAGGATGCAGCTGAGAAGGAGTACAGGTACCAAATCTTTAAGGCTAACGTGGAGTACGTCGAGTCTGTCAACAAGGCTGGTGACCGAAAATACGAGCTTGGAATCAACCAATTTGCAGACCTAACCAACGAGGAGTTCAAAGCATCTCACAATGGATACAAGCCCAAGATCATGAAGCCAGCCAAGACATTCAGGTACCAAAATGTGACAGCCGCGCCCACCAGCATAGACTGGAGGACCGAGGGTGCAGTCACTCCCATCAAGGATCAAGGCGAATGtggtaatgaaaaaatttctgGTCACATCGAGTACGAGTTAGTTCTAGTTCTTTGATTAACATCGCATTAACTGGTTAACTAATATCGGATGCATGCAATCGCAATAGGATGCTGCTGGGCTTTCTCTGCTGTGGCGGCAACAGAAGGTATCACAAAACTCAGCACCGGCAAGTTAATCTCTTTGTCGGAGCAAGAGCTTGTGGATTGTGACGTTAATGGTGAGGACCAAGGATGCAATGGTGGTCTAATGGATGATGCCTTCCAATTTATTATTGACAATGGAGGTTTAACAACAGAGAGTAACTATCCTTACAAGGCATCGGATGGCACTTGCAACGCCAACAAGGCATCCTCTAGTGCAGCCACCATCAGTGGCTATGAAGATGTCCCTTCAAACAGCGAGTCAGCCCTCTTGAAGGCTGTGGCCAACCAGCCTGTGTCAGTTGCCATTGATGCCGGTGGCTCGGACTTTCAGTTGTATAAAAGTGGTGTATTCACTGGTGCCTGTGGAACTGAATTGGACCATGGTGTTACTGCTGTTGGCTACGGGAAGACTGCCGATGGGATTAAGTATTGGCTGGTGAAGAACTCATGGGGTAAGTCGTGGGGTGAGAGCGGATACATAAGGATGGAACGAGATGTTGATGCGGCTGAAGGGCTCTGTGGCATTGCCATGGAGGCTTCTTATCCAACTGCATGAATTCGGAAACTCTCTCCTATTTCTGTATGATATTGGCGATTGGTACCAGCTTGTGTTTATGGATCAGTCTTAATTTCAATCATGCCACCATTTCTTCAATGTAAATTTGAAGCATGAAATTGTACTCGAACTTCATTTAAGTAAGTCATGATGTGATCTTGGATTTCTACACAAATCTGGGTTTCAACATTATAGCATATATGTTCATCTCATACTTTGTTTGCTTGTTGAGGCTTGGATTGATTCTTCACAATATGATCTCTTCATGAAGCGGGTTTGcttagataaaattaaaaaaaggaaaTAAAGTTTTTCCTTTATGCTTTTTTATGTATGAAAatttaaattctgatttaatctattgACAATCTTATCATCATAGACTGCATTGATCAATTGAGAACATAGATTTAACAAATGAGGTTTACCATTTCGAATGTGGCTCCTAAGTTGCccgtcttttttcaaaaaaaaaatactagtaggAATGTCATTTGGCTTCAAatccaaaactctatctcgagtCTAGCTGTGAATTGAGGAGAGCCATGTCAACTTGAAGAGCTGAGTCTTGCTGGTTAGATCTAATTTGCAGGCTGCTAGCTTGGTCTCTGCTCAGTACATGTCATAGACTAGGGTGAGGTTGGGACCGAGCAATGTTGACTTAATGAGCCTGGTCGGTGGCACCTTGGATAAAACTTTGCGAACCCACATTAATTTTGTAAGTAATACTCAGACCCTAGATCCACGTCCAATCGAGTCTTAAGCCGGGCCCTGGGTCCGGGCTCGGCCTAATTTGGATCACATGTTGAGACCTAGCATCAACTATGATTTCTTGTAAATTTTTTGGTATATTGTGAGTGAACTTCATGAGCAAGCATGGTATGTCACAGCCAAATTGATACATACCATCCAAAAAACTATAACTAATTTAATGCATAACATCAAATTAGTCCGTTAATGGCATAGGTGCCAAACACCAACCAGGCTACCATAGAATGGGAGCTAGTCCACATCAAAAACTAATGCATAAGCATTTCCATGTTTTTCATCAATAAATCAAATTCACTTTTCCTGAGAAAGAGAATATTAAAGATCACTTCTATCAACAAGAAATTTCACTTAACATATCAAATCATATTGTTTGACATGTACTGCTCAGCATGTAAGCTTATATATGCAACttttgataaagaaaaaaaaaatctcttttttttatattaaaaaaaaaggttGCATCTCAACTAACGAAATAAACATAGAACAAAAACAAAGAATCATCTAGATTCCCTTAataatcaaccaaaaaaaaaaaaatcttttaatatGTTATGCTGAAAGAATTCTGGGATTAATAGTAAAATATCtctatcataatctggatgttaTAGGATTCAAAAAATGGAAATAACTTCGCAACATGCAGAGATaaagctgtatatatatatttggccCTTTATCAAAATATTGCCATCATGCTAGTCTATCTCTTTCCAAGTCAATTTTTGTCACAAGCAGTCGATGCGTCCGGCCAAGGGAACCCAACATCTGAGAAAGCCTATATATGACCGAGATGAGTTCCCTCAGTGAAAGGGCAAGTTGATTTTTTATGACTAGTTCAAGGCGATGCTAAGGCATTGTCCAAAAGCAGAGACCTGGCTATACTTATTTCCTTGTAGAATGGTATATATGACTAGTCcaaatttcaaaaatatctaAGGCGTGGTCTGACTGACAAAGAGCAAACATTCTTCCAGCTATACTGTCGGTGGATTTTTTTGCCACTATAATACTTTGTTAGAAAGAATTGGCTGCCGGTCTTTTCTGCTGTGGTTCTTGTTGAATCCGTGCCCAcccattttgaatttaatttgtaCCGTTATACTTGGATTGAAGCCGGACTTTTGTGGTCCCGTGCCATGTGACCTAGGGTAGTGTCCCAATGAAGCTTCTTGCCATCAACGTAGAAACAAACGAAACTTTctccttcaaaaagaaaaaaaaggcataGTAAAAATCTAAGTTCAAAGTTCAGCTTTATTATGTAGTGTTGACGAGCGAGGATGTAGTCTGATCAATGTGGTGTATTATATTACTTAAGTGATTTCCATGGCATTAATGTAGTCTGATCAATGTACCAAATGCAAGTAATCTAGAGTTGGGTATTACataggaaaaaaaaggaaaagttgATGAAGCAGGGGTAACTTTTCACCCCATTGCTAGACTAAAGAAGGATCACCTTGATACTTTACAGAATCTGCATGTTGTGATTAACAAGCTTTCGACTATCGAGGCTTTTCTTTGTCCAACTCTTTGAACCGTATTTCTTTTAATATCAAACGGATTGCAATAGTTTGTTAATGACAAGCTCCGGGATGAGACGTGGTTACTCAAGATATTGGGATGTCACGTCAAAGACTGTTGGAGAATCGCAAGAATCTACTTGCATACTTCCTTTTTGGCAGTTGAGCTCTAGTCTCGGTGTAGAAATAATACCAATCTCTATATCTCTATCGATgaaactgtttcaaatttgaaaattcgtTGGTTTCTTTCCCATGTAATATGAATTTTAAGGTCAAGCTTCTTTAGCCTTTGTTGTAGTGGTCGATGTTTTTGATAATAGCATGAGCCTTTGTTGTAGTGGTTGATGTTTTTGATTGCAAGTTAGATATATCCAAAAATTAATGCTGAAATAAAGATGAAAAAGGAAAATGAAATTTTTGATAGACTTGGTGGTATGAACCGCTCTGCATCGTCCATAAAAATTGCATAAGATAGTCATCATCTTCTTCATCTTattcttcccctttttttttcccctctctttACCTTCTTTGTTTTAGCAAATCATCGCAAGCTAgcccaagattttttttttttaatcaagaaaaagaaaaaggaccaGAGGCCGGATGGAAAGACTCGTTCAAATGCAACAAGATGTGATGTACAAAAATCAAGAGGCGACTAATAGCAACCCAGGCCAAAATTAGGGGTGCAATTCTCATTTGGTACAATTATATTGTGGCTCACTAGGCGACTCGGGTCTTCTTCTGAAGCGCACGACGCGTCTTCCAGCGAGTGTGTATGCTCAACCAAATCGGCTACCGCTCATCAAACTCTGGAAGACATGTGATGCGCGTCAAGAGGACGAACAAAGTTCCAGGTTTCTTCTAAGCCAAACCCTCCATATTATCACTCGAGCCACCGTGGCTGTGTCCCCATCCCCTCCAATATCAAATAGCCACTTAAGCACCTAGCACCTGCATCATTCCCAAAGTCTTTCCAGTGCAATGATTTACCAGTGTTTTGTGCTCACATTCATGGTCTTGGGTCTTCGGAGCCACGGCTCATGCCACTGGTGTGCCCATTTCGAAAAGGTACGAGCAGTGGATGGCTCAATATGGACGGGTCTACAGGGATGCAGCGGAGAAGGAGCG
Protein-coding regions in this window:
- the LOC140855867 gene encoding senescence-specific cysteine protease SAG39-like, translated to MAYFSHQCLWITLAILAIWAYGTKSRSIGDLPMRLRHEQWMAEYGREYKDAAEKEYRYQIFKANVEYVESVNKAGDRKYELGINQFADLTNEEFKASHNGYKPKIMKPAKTFRYQNVTAAPTSIDWRTEGAVTPIKDQGECGCCWAFSAVAATEGITKLSTGKLISLSEQELVDCDVNGEDQGCNGGLMDDAFQFIIDNGGLTTESNYPYKASDGTCNANKASSSAATISGYEDVPSNSESALLKAVANQPVSVAIDAGGSDFQLYKSGVFTGACGTELDHGVTAVGYGKTADGIKYWLVKNSWGKSWGESGYIRMERDVDAAEGLCGIAMEASYPTA